A region of Sphingobium baderi DNA encodes the following proteins:
- a CDS encoding IS5 family transposase (programmed frameshift) → MSDLYWLTDEQMARLSPYFPKSHGRPRVDDRRVLSGIIFVNRNGLRWRDAPREYGPHKTLYNRWKRWGVMGVFARMMEGLSAQRADPQTVMIDATYLKAHRTASSLGVKKGNLGRLIGRTKGGMNTKLHAVTDANGRPLSFFITAGQVSDYTGAAALLDELPKAKWMLADRGYDADWFRDALEQKGIKPCIPGRKSRSLPVTYDKRRYKRRNRIEIMFGRLKDWRRVATRYDRCPTVYFSALALAATVLFWL, encoded by the exons CTGTCGCCATATTTTCCCAAGAGCCACGGCAGGCCCCGGGTTGATGACCGGCGGGTCCTGAGCGGCATCATCTTCGTCAACCGGAACGGCCTGCGGTGGCGGGATGCGCCCAGGGAATACGGGCCGCACAAGACATTGTATAACCGCTGGAAACGGTGGGGCGTGATGGGTGTGTTCGCTCGGATGATGGAAGGCCTGTCCGCCCAGAGGGCCGATCCGCAGACCGTCATGATCGACGCGACCTATCTCAAGGCCCACCGCACGGCTTCCAGCCTTGGGGTAAAAAAGGGGA ATCTCGGGCGCCTGATCGGACGGACCAAGGGCGGCATGAACACGAAGTTGCACGCCGTGACTGATGCAAACGGCCGCCCTTTGAGCTTCTTCATCACAGCCGGCCAGGTCAGCGATTACACCGGTGCCGCGGCCTTGCTCGACGAATTGCCCAAGGCCAAATGGATGCTCGCCGACCGCGGCTATGACGCTGACTGGTTCAGAGATGCGCTGGAGCAAAAGGGCATCAAACCGTGCATTCCGGGCCGCAAATCCCGCTCCTTGCCCGTCACATACGACAAGCGGCGGTACAAACGGCGCAACCGCATCGAGATCATGTTCGGCCGTCTGAAGGACTGGCGCCGCGTGGCAACGCGATATGACCGCTGCCCAACCGTCTACTTCTCCGCGCTCGCACTGGCGGCCACCGTGCTCTTCTGGCTGTGA